TCTATTAACATTAAGAACTTCTGTTCCATAAGCATTTGTCACTGAAGTAAGTCCGTCTACTGACGTTTCTAATTCAGCAACACCTGCAACTGAAGCTTCAGCTGCTGTTTTTAAGAAGTCAAATACATTTTCTCTAGGAACTCCTGCAGAAAGTGATTGATATAAAGCAGGTACTACTTCTTCAGGTACTTTTCCGATTTCTTTAGAAAAAGCCAAAGTTTCCTGCTTTAAAGATTCAAAACCTTCATTGCCTAATTTAGGAAGAAGCGTAAGAACCTCACGCATTCCATTATCAAAATCAGTAGCTTTTTTAGTTGCTAATGCAAAAGCTGTTGTTCCTGCAGCTATTGGAACAGTTAAACTTTTAGTAGCTAAAGAACCGAACTTATCAAAAGATTTTCCTATTTTATCAAAAC
This genomic interval from Brachyspira suanatina contains the following:
- a CDS encoding phage tail tape measure protein, whose amino-acid sequence is MSSLNVSIYADASQAIEAFGKLKDKTTDLERGFDKIGKSFDKFGSLATKSLTVPIAAGTTAFALATKKATDFDNGMREVLTLLPKLGNEGFESLKQETLAFSKEIGKVPEEVVPALYQSLSAGVPRENVFDFLKTAAEASVAGVAELETSVDGLTSVTNAYGTEVLNVNR